CGTGACGGCCTGCTTTTCGCCGGTCGCGGTGTGCGTACGTTCTTTGATGAACGTCTCGGTCATCGCATTGACGTCTTTGATCGAACCGTTCAGCCACAGGGCCGTATCGATGCAGTGAGCCAGCAAGTCACCGGTCACGCCGCTACCGGCCGCCGCCGCATCCAGACGCCACAGACCAGCACCACCTTGTGGCAGATCGGCACTGATGGTCCAGTCTTGCAAGAAGTTCGCACGGTAATGGAAGATGCGTCCCAGCTTGCCGCTGTCGATGATCTTCTTCGCCAGAGTCACCGCCGGCAGACGGCGATAGTTGTACCAGATGGTGTTGGCAACGCCTGCTTCTTCGACCGCTTTGACCATCTCTTCGCCTTCGGCGGCCGTGCGACCGATGGGCTTTTCACAGAGGACCATTTTGCCGGCCTTGGCAGCCGCGATCGAGATCGGCGCGTGCGTATCGTTCGGCGTGCAGATATCGATGGCGTCGATATCGTCGCGAGCGATCATCTTTTCCCAGTCGGTTTCGTACGACTCGTAGCCCCACTGCTCGGCGAAGGCCTTGGTCTTTTCTTCGCTACGACCACAAACGGCTTTCAGGACCGGTTGGTATTCGAGTTCCGGAAAGAAGTCCGGCACACGCTTATAGCCGTTCGTATGCGTGCGGCCCATGAAGCCATATCCAACCAAACCAATGCGCAGAGGTTTCTTTGCCATGATGTATTGTCTCCCAGAGTGAAAACGCGGCCCGATGCCGCGTTGGTGGTGATAGGGGATGGGTTCGAAGGTGGACTAGTTCCAACCGCACTGGTCGCGGACTTTGATCATCACGTCGAGGATCGTGTTCCACGTTTCCTGCGTCTCCAGCATCTCGTTGGGGAACATGCAACCGTCCCAGCAGATATGCTTGATGCCCCGATCCTGGGCTCCGTCGAGCCAGTACTTGCTACACTTCACGATGTCGAGCTTGCCGTTTGGATCGTCGGCTGGGCAGTGACGTCCGGTCTTATCGTGCGAGCCAGTTCCATGCACCGAACCATCGTTCTGGGCAACATGGAAGTCGATCGTCCACTTCTTCAGGGCTCCGGTCATTTCAGCATAAGCCGCCCAGAATTGTTCATCCGAATAGCCATCCTTCAGCAAGGCATGTTCCGGAGCGTTGTAACCCATCAGGTACAAGTAGGTGTGTGCCAGGTCGGCCTGGAAGCCAACCGTTTCTGGCATGCCGACCGCTTCGAGCAGATTCAGCATGTCCTTCCACGAGTGCATGCCGCCCCAGCAGATTTCGCCTTCCGCCGCCAGGCGTTCGCCATGATCGGCAGCGACTTTGCCCGCTTCTTGGAACGTTTCGGCAATCAGCTTGGTGTTGCCGGCGGGATCGGCTGACCAAGGCTCGACACCGCTGGCCGAGTCAATTCGGATGACGCCATACTGACGAACGCCATGCTCGTTGAAGATCTTCGCGATGCGGCAAGCTTTCTTCACAGCCAGCACGAAGTTGGCTCGTTCTTCGTCGGTCCCCATCGCAGGGCCACCGACGGTGCCTGGCCAAACCGGAGCCACCAGCGAACCGATCGCCAGATTCTTCGAGGCCACCAGGTCAGCAATCCGCTTCAATTCGTCGTCGG
This genomic interval from Bremerella sp. JC817 contains the following:
- a CDS encoding Gfo/Idh/MocA family oxidoreductase gives rise to the protein MAKKPLRIGLVGYGFMGRTHTNGYKRVPDFFPELEYQPVLKAVCGRSEEKTKAFAEQWGYESYETDWEKMIARDDIDAIDICTPNDTHAPISIAAAKAGKMVLCEKPIGRTAAEGEEMVKAVEEAGVANTIWYNYRRLPAVTLAKKIIDSGKLGRIFHYRANFLQDWTISADLPQGGAGLWRLDAAAAGSGVTGDLLAHCIDTALWLNGSIKDVNAMTETFIKERTHTATGEKQAVTIDDACTFFCHFENGSLGLFESTRYARGHKALYTFEINGENASIRWDLHDLNKLEYFDHNDVGEVRGWRTIHITDGDHPYMDHWWVPGLCIGYEHSFVHQVADFLKSIEEGKPCEPTFRSALETAKVCDAVLSSAAEKCWKDV
- a CDS encoding TIM barrel protein; its protein translation is MSEHPNAAPKLHNAMWPGLVGKEEGTDHPPISLERMLELTANAEVDGIKFDGIDYFLFHPHTDPDASDDELKRIADLVASKNLAIGSLVAPVWPGTVGGPAMGTDEERANFVLAVKKACRIAKIFNEHGVRQYGVIRIDSASGVEPWSADPAGNTKLIAETFQEAGKVAADHGERLAAEGEICWGGMHSWKDMLNLLEAVGMPETVGFQADLAHTYLYLMGYNAPEHALLKDGYSDEQFWAAYAEMTGALKKWTIDFHVAQNDGSVHGTGSHDKTGRHCPADDPNGKLDIVKCSKYWLDGAQDRGIKHICWDGCMFPNEMLETQETWNTILDVMIKVRDQCGWN